One Halobacterium zhouii genomic region harbors:
- a CDS encoding YrdB family protein produces the protein MSTASTPLGWVVVGVRFLLEMCVLLALGYWGYETGTGGLRYVLAVAAPLAAAVVWGAVVAPKAAFSVPPAVRLVVSLVVFAAAAGALYAVDRPVLAVAFAAVVVVDTALVYVLGLD, from the coding sequence GTGAGCACGGCCTCGACGCCGCTCGGGTGGGTCGTCGTCGGCGTTCGCTTTCTCCTGGAGATGTGCGTGTTGCTGGCGCTCGGATACTGGGGGTACGAGACGGGGACGGGTGGACTACGGTACGTTCTCGCGGTCGCTGCGCCGCTCGCGGCGGCGGTCGTCTGGGGCGCGGTTGTCGCGCCGAAAGCCGCGTTCTCCGTTCCGCCGGCCGTTCGACTCGTCGTGTCGCTCGTCGTCTTCGCCGCGGCCGCGGGTGCGCTGTACGCCGTCGACCGTCCCGTGCTCGCGGTCGCGTTCGCCGCGGTGGTCGTCGTCGACACCGCGCTGGTGTACGTGCTCGGACTCGACTGA
- a CDS encoding SOS response-associated peptidase → MCGRTSLAVPVDVLSERFDATATDAVEAYLPKYNVDPGDGLVTITNEQRSVADVFEWGFVPEWADDPDEGPTPINARSESVTESNLFRDAFEERRCLVLADGFYEWQGERGSKQPYRVVRRDRGPFAFAGLWSHWESESGADPSRDTVTILTTEPNHVVESIHDRMPVMLERDEETPWLEGDAADAMDVLDPYPSSDIEAYPVSKQVNNPAAESPALFDAIDVDEQSGLDDFAS, encoded by the coding sequence ATGTGCGGTCGAACCAGTCTCGCCGTGCCCGTCGACGTCCTCTCGGAACGATTCGACGCCACAGCTACGGACGCCGTCGAGGCCTACCTCCCGAAGTACAACGTCGACCCAGGCGACGGTCTCGTGACCATCACGAACGAACAGCGCTCGGTCGCGGACGTCTTCGAGTGGGGGTTCGTCCCAGAGTGGGCGGACGACCCCGACGAGGGGCCGACACCGATCAACGCGCGCTCTGAGAGCGTGACCGAGTCGAATCTGTTCCGAGACGCGTTCGAGGAGCGGCGCTGTCTCGTGCTCGCCGACGGGTTCTACGAGTGGCAGGGCGAGCGCGGCAGCAAACAGCCCTACCGGGTGGTCCGTCGGGACCGCGGGCCGTTCGCGTTCGCGGGCCTCTGGAGCCACTGGGAGTCCGAAAGCGGGGCCGACCCGTCGCGCGATACGGTGACGATTCTGACGACAGAGCCGAACCACGTCGTCGAATCGATCCACGACCGAATGCCCGTCATGCTCGAACGCGACGAGGAGACGCCGTGGCTCGAGGGCGACGCCGCGGACGCGATGGACGTCCTCGACCCGTACCCGTCGAGTGACATCGAGGCGTACCCCGTCTCGAAGCAGGTGAACAACCCGGCGGCGGAGTCCCCCGCCCTGTTCGATGCCATCGACGTCGACGAGCAGAGCGGCCTCGACGACTTCGCGTCCTGA
- a CDS encoding cyclase family protein: protein MQLRDCSHDLESGRPYPGDPPVSVTPHASFEADGYRVADISCSTHSGTHVDAPSHMLADGKFLDEFSVEEFQFDAHLVDCTDHGEREAVGADAIPGAAGSTDVDLLVFHTGWSERWGRREYFDHPYLTERAAERCVDLDCDVGLDTASVDPTPTRNASDDEPSGYPAHAALLGADSLVVENLTNLAGLPERFTLHAYPIPVAADGAPVRAVAAFE from the coding sequence ATGCAACTCCGAGACTGCTCGCACGACCTCGAATCCGGGCGCCCGTACCCCGGCGACCCGCCGGTCTCCGTCACGCCACACGCGAGTTTCGAGGCGGACGGCTACCGCGTCGCGGACATCTCGTGTAGCACGCACTCCGGAACGCACGTCGACGCGCCGAGCCACATGCTCGCCGACGGGAAGTTCCTCGACGAGTTCAGCGTCGAGGAGTTCCAGTTCGACGCGCACCTCGTGGACTGCACGGACCACGGGGAGCGCGAGGCCGTCGGCGCCGACGCGATTCCCGGGGCCGCCGGGAGCACGGACGTCGACCTGCTTGTCTTCCACACGGGGTGGAGCGAGCGGTGGGGACGGCGGGAGTACTTCGACCACCCATACCTGACCGAGCGCGCCGCGGAACGCTGCGTCGACCTCGACTGCGACGTTGGCCTGGACACCGCGAGCGTCGACCCGACCCCCACGCGGAACGCGAGCGACGACGAGCCCAGCGGCTATCCGGCCCACGCCGCGCTCCTGGGCGCGGACAGCCTCGTCGTGGAGAACCTCACGAATCTCGCGGGATTGCCCGAGCGGTTCACGCTGCACGCGTATCCGATTCCGGTCGCCGCGGACGGCGCGCCCGTGCGAGCGGTCGCGGCGTTCGAGTAA
- a CDS encoding universal stress protein: MERAIAVVEATDAAKDLVREAGELAAGVDAELLLVYGITENEYAESRESMSTITDFDVNYTVDEAVDGARKFAADIGREVLSDVDVDYEAVARLGEKGDEVLAVADERDADHIFMAGRKRSPTGKAIFGDVTQRVILEFDGAVTVVTS; this comes from the coding sequence ATGGAGCGCGCCATCGCAGTCGTCGAAGCCACGGACGCCGCCAAGGACCTCGTCAGGGAGGCCGGCGAACTCGCCGCCGGCGTCGACGCCGAACTCCTCCTCGTGTACGGAATCACCGAGAACGAGTACGCCGAGAGCCGCGAGTCGATGTCCACCATCACAGACTTCGACGTGAACTACACCGTCGACGAGGCCGTCGACGGCGCCAGGAAGTTCGCCGCGGACATCGGCCGCGAGGTCCTCTCAGACGTCGACGTGGACTACGAGGCCGTCGCCCGACTCGGCGAGAAGGGCGACGAAGTTCTCGCCGTCGCCGACGAACGCGACGCCGACCACATCTTCATGGCCGGCCGCAAGCGCTCGCCGACGGGCAAGGCCATCTTCGGCGACGTCACGCAGCGCGTCATCCTCGAGTTCGACGGCGCGGTCACTGTCGTCACGAGCTGA
- a CDS encoding PAS domain S-box protein, translated as MAPERSLLHSVTDAIHAAEGQSSLRIRVCAAAADAGYRDPKFAVATGSRTPEEPPAANTEDPFEGDAPDTVTVETDANGDDRVLVPVTYDSERYGTLALGVADAPAEAERERLETVGNAVGHGIASMRQSRERERVEGALRTERRQVEKLHSVAARMVSCESESSIYELAIDAAENILQFDICGIDIAEDEFLVPKATSTSMNPENFERTADDSGVAGETFQESRTIIVDDVRSYENAKPTNPDYRSVLSVPVGDLGVFQAGSVELAAFSEDDAELAELLMAHVAETLKRLRSDAALRESEQKYRTLIEQSHDAVTILRDAAYEFVNQRACELYGREREELLDAATWELIHEDDHETVERVDEELLAELGRHRTFEARIRRPDGEVRYCEFSTTSITYEDDTALLSSIRDITERKEHERELERQNERLEEFASVVSHDLRSPINVVRGSVDLARETGDDEHFERADAALDRMETLVEDILDLARQGKLVDDTEQVELGEAVADAWNTVDAPDATLDASFDTAVVSADPMRLRELLENLFRNSVEHGSTNPASQARQDAVEHSSTSPRSAPPREDAGGQPASAEPSVADAPEDAVEHGSTSPRSQAHEDAAGTSSSEPSVATAPEDARSTVTVTVDLLPDGFRVADDGPGIPDNELERVFERGFTTSENGTGFGLAIVEDIAEAHGWAIEAVPAESGACFDVTGCRRVE; from the coding sequence ATGGCCCCCGAGCGTTCGCTGCTCCACTCGGTCACCGACGCCATCCACGCCGCCGAGGGACAGTCTTCCCTCCGAATCCGGGTGTGTGCTGCCGCCGCCGACGCCGGCTACCGTGACCCTAAGTTCGCCGTCGCCACCGGTTCTCGCACACCCGAGGAGCCACCAGCGGCGAACACCGAGGATCCATTCGAGGGAGACGCGCCCGACACAGTCACCGTGGAAACCGACGCGAACGGCGACGACCGCGTCCTCGTTCCAGTGACGTACGACAGCGAACGGTACGGCACGCTCGCGCTCGGCGTGGCAGACGCGCCAGCCGAGGCGGAACGAGAACGCCTCGAGACAGTCGGCAACGCCGTCGGGCACGGCATCGCCAGCATGCGGCAGTCCCGGGAACGAGAGCGCGTCGAGGGAGCGCTCCGGACGGAACGACGGCAGGTCGAGAAACTCCACAGCGTCGCTGCGCGCATGGTGAGTTGCGAGTCCGAATCGAGCATCTACGAACTCGCCATCGACGCGGCGGAGAACATCCTCCAGTTCGACATCTGCGGCATCGACATCGCGGAAGACGAGTTCCTCGTGCCGAAGGCCACGTCGACCAGTATGAACCCCGAGAACTTCGAGCGCACTGCCGACGACAGCGGGGTGGCGGGGGAGACCTTCCAGGAATCCCGGACGATCATCGTCGACGACGTGCGATCCTACGAGAACGCCAAACCGACAAACCCGGACTACCGCTCCGTACTCAGCGTTCCCGTCGGCGACCTCGGCGTCTTCCAGGCGGGCTCCGTCGAACTCGCGGCGTTCTCCGAGGACGACGCCGAACTCGCGGAACTCCTGATGGCCCACGTCGCGGAGACGCTCAAGCGCCTCCGCTCGGACGCCGCGCTCCGGGAGAGCGAACAGAAATACCGGACGCTCATAGAGCAGAGCCACGACGCAGTCACCATCCTTCGGGACGCGGCCTACGAGTTCGTGAACCAGCGCGCCTGCGAACTGTACGGCCGCGAGCGCGAGGAACTGCTCGACGCAGCGACCTGGGAGCTCATCCACGAGGACGACCACGAGACGGTCGAGCGGGTGGACGAGGAACTGCTCGCGGAGCTCGGCCGACACCGGACCTTCGAGGCCCGCATCCGCCGCCCCGACGGCGAAGTGCGGTACTGCGAGTTCAGCACCACGAGCATCACCTACGAGGACGACACGGCGTTGCTCTCCTCGATACGGGACATCACCGAACGAAAGGAACACGAGCGGGAACTCGAGCGCCAGAACGAACGCTTAGAGGAGTTCGCCAGCGTCGTCAGCCACGACCTCCGCAGCCCCATCAACGTAGTCCGGGGGAGCGTCGACCTCGCGCGGGAGACCGGCGACGACGAGCACTTCGAGCGAGCGGACGCCGCCCTCGACCGGATGGAGACGCTCGTCGAGGACATCCTCGACCTCGCCCGACAGGGGAAACTCGTCGACGACACGGAGCAGGTCGAGCTCGGCGAGGCGGTTGCGGACGCGTGGAACACGGTCGACGCACCGGACGCGACACTCGACGCGTCGTTCGACACGGCGGTCGTCTCCGCCGACCCGATGCGACTCCGAGAACTGCTCGAGAATCTGTTCCGGAACTCAGTGGAGCACGGCTCCACGAACCCTGCCTCGCAGGCTCGGCAGGACGCCGTCGAACACAGTTCGACGAGTCCTCGCTCGGCTCCGCCTCGCGAGGACGCCGGCGGACAACCCGCGTCCGCCGAGCCCTCGGTCGCTGACGCTCCCGAGGACGCTGTGGAGCACGGCTCCACAAGCCCTCGCTCGCAAGCTCACGAGGACGCCGCTGGAACAAGTTCCAGCGAGCCCTCCGTCGCTACCGCTCCGGAGGACGCCCGAAGTACGGTCACGGTCACCGTCGACCTGCTCCCGGATGGGTTCCGCGTCGCCGACGACGGACCGGGGATTCCGGACAACGAACTCGAACGGGTCTTCGAGCGTGGGTTCACCACGAGCGAGAACGGGACGGGGTTCGGACTCGCTATCGTGGAGGACATCGCCGAGGCGCACGGGTGGGCCATCGAGGCCGTCCCCGCTGAGTCGGGTGCGTGCTTCGACGTGACGGGATGCCGGCGGGTCGAATAG
- a CDS encoding DUF7112 family protein, giving the protein MAEFVSSETVPSVVGTLVRRGGTQRPAIALPAESTDRFPSDDVVRLVLDGSEHRTRLVHDADGAPAIRGAYETNELARSPGDGENALPEWVDAHGLDIGRSVHVDVVVPEFKYGVRAPGETTTYEATEPPKSSLADIAESIDGK; this is encoded by the coding sequence ATGGCCGAATTCGTTTCCAGCGAGACCGTCCCCTCAGTGGTCGGGACGCTCGTGCGCCGTGGTGGCACGCAGCGCCCAGCGATAGCGCTCCCCGCGGAATCCACCGACCGGTTCCCCAGCGACGACGTCGTTCGCCTCGTTCTCGACGGAAGTGAGCACCGGACGAGACTCGTACACGACGCGGACGGTGCGCCCGCGATCCGGGGCGCCTACGAGACGAACGAACTCGCGCGGAGTCCCGGCGACGGTGAGAACGCGCTCCCCGAGTGGGTCGACGCGCACGGACTCGACATCGGTCGCTCAGTCCACGTCGACGTCGTCGTGCCAGAGTTCAAGTACGGCGTCAGGGCGCCCGGGGAGACGACGACCTACGAGGCGACCGAACCCCCGAAGTCGAGTCTCGCGGACATCGCCGAGTCCATCGACGGCAAGTAG
- a CDS encoding SpoVR family protein translates to MTTEPEKQRKAQELTEPAREATALAQKLGLDPYDVQYWVVDHDEMNELIAYDGFQTRYPHWRWGMKYERQRKQRQFLGGKAFEIVNNDDPSNAFLQQSNSLADQKAVITHVEAHADFFANNRWFGLFREDGPNAAAMLERHARRVEDVLSDPDVDREAVEAFIDTVLSIEDNVEYRRAFDRSTEGGEPDEVDDTLDELGVSDEVRSEVFDDDWLADLDADADDASVPDEPVYDLLAFLREHGQSYDEDAEKAVEFEDWQRDVLELLRREAYYFAPQRTTKVMNEGWAAYWESMMMGEEAFAGVEEFLDYADHQAKVLNSPGFNPYKLGKQLWEYVENTTNRRELLERLLRVRGVTWRNFHDSIDFEAVTEALEPPDALDRISSDTLEAVAALPDEYVDEDALAAARDGDVDVDRYPWKVLTYEGLARRHFSLAKPQFRGFLGRVSREELERVSRYLFEDEQYASVSDALEDVEFTAGWDRMRSVRESHNDVTFIDEFLSQEFVDANDYFTYEFSRARGDYRATSTDAADVKKKLLLRFTNLGKPTVGVYDANHENRGELLLCHEYNGVMMDLEDAEETLKRVFELWGRPVVLHTITKRVSEREQERARRRNREPEPEEVGVEMRYNGEEFEVEELSWQAVAELSADELDYDTKPDDWL, encoded by the coding sequence ATGACGACTGAACCCGAGAAACAGCGGAAAGCCCAGGAGCTGACCGAGCCGGCGCGAGAAGCCACCGCGCTCGCGCAGAAACTCGGCCTCGACCCCTACGATGTCCAGTACTGGGTCGTCGACCACGACGAGATGAATGAACTCATCGCGTACGACGGCTTCCAGACGCGGTACCCGCACTGGCGGTGGGGGATGAAGTACGAGCGACAGCGCAAGCAGCGCCAGTTCCTCGGCGGGAAGGCCTTCGAGATCGTGAACAACGACGACCCGTCGAACGCGTTCCTCCAGCAGTCGAACTCCCTGGCCGACCAGAAAGCCGTCATCACGCACGTCGAAGCCCACGCCGACTTCTTCGCGAACAACCGCTGGTTCGGACTGTTCCGCGAGGACGGCCCGAACGCCGCCGCGATGCTCGAACGCCACGCGCGACGGGTCGAGGACGTCCTCTCGGACCCGGACGTCGACCGCGAAGCCGTCGAGGCGTTCATCGACACCGTGCTCTCCATCGAGGACAACGTCGAGTACCGGCGCGCGTTCGACCGGTCGACCGAGGGCGGCGAACCCGACGAAGTCGACGACACGCTCGACGAACTCGGCGTCAGCGACGAGGTGAGATCCGAGGTGTTCGACGACGACTGGCTCGCAGACCTCGACGCGGACGCCGACGACGCGTCGGTCCCAGACGAACCCGTCTACGACCTGCTCGCGTTCCTCAGGGAGCACGGACAGTCATACGACGAGGACGCCGAGAAGGCCGTCGAGTTCGAGGACTGGCAGCGCGATGTCCTCGAGTTGCTGCGCCGCGAAGCGTACTACTTCGCACCCCAGCGCACCACGAAAGTGATGAACGAGGGGTGGGCGGCGTACTGGGAGTCGATGATGATGGGCGAGGAGGCGTTCGCCGGCGTCGAGGAGTTCCTCGACTACGCCGACCACCAGGCGAAGGTGCTCAACAGCCCCGGCTTCAACCCGTACAAACTCGGCAAACAGCTCTGGGAGTACGTGGAGAACACCACGAACCGACGGGAGCTCCTGGAGCGCTTGCTCCGCGTGCGGGGCGTGACGTGGCGGAACTTCCACGACTCCATCGATTTCGAGGCGGTGACCGAGGCGCTCGAACCGCCGGACGCGCTCGACCGAATCTCGAGTGACACGCTCGAGGCCGTCGCAGCGCTCCCGGACGAGTACGTCGACGAAGACGCGCTCGCGGCGGCCCGAGACGGGGACGTCGACGTCGACCGCTACCCCTGGAAGGTGCTCACCTACGAAGGGCTGGCGCGCCGCCACTTCTCGCTCGCCAAACCCCAGTTCCGGGGGTTCCTGGGCCGCGTCTCCCGGGAGGAACTCGAGCGTGTGAGCCGGTATCTGTTCGAGGACGAGCAGTACGCGTCCGTGAGTGACGCACTCGAGGACGTGGAGTTCACGGCGGGGTGGGACCGCATGCGGTCGGTGCGCGAGAGCCACAACGACGTGACGTTCATCGACGAGTTCCTCTCCCAGGAGTTCGTCGACGCCAACGACTACTTCACGTACGAGTTCAGCCGTGCTCGCGGCGACTACCGCGCCACCAGCACGGACGCCGCGGACGTGAAGAAGAAACTCCTGCTCCGCTTCACGAACCTCGGGAAGCCGACGGTCGGCGTCTACGACGCGAACCACGAGAATCGCGGCGAGTTGCTGCTGTGCCACGAGTACAACGGCGTGATGATGGACCTGGAGGACGCCGAGGAGACGCTCAAGCGCGTGTTCGAGTTGTGGGGCCGGCCGGTGGTCCTCCACACAATCACGAAACGCGTGTCCGAGCGCGAGCAGGAGCGAGCCCGGCGCCGCAACCGCGAACCGGAACCCGAGGAGGTGGGGGTGGAAATGCGGTACAACGGCGAGGAGTTCGAAGTCGAGGAGTTGTCCTGGCAGGCGGTCGCAGAACTGTCCGCCGACGAACTCGACTACGACACGAAGCCCGACGACTGGCTGTGA
- a CDS encoding helix-turn-helix domain-containing protein — MREVTLRIRQYGEPESDTSAAHPDVVVQSVTSVTGSARRRKRIVELTGPTENVRSFVRELGDDADVQNVKPLGDLDDSGAHVALTYPADWRGLVDRFRQFGVHFRGEFTMQAGWEHWTLYLDDGDDLGALVRSLEASGSEVDLVRDVRTDTVDGPEQFALGRMIDALTERQAEVLATAIAMGYYGPDSDTAIETVADSVGVASTTAWEHLARAERKVMTELGEHLAATGGRPVR, encoded by the coding sequence ATGCGCGAGGTGACGCTACGCATCCGGCAGTACGGCGAACCCGAGAGCGACACCAGCGCCGCTCACCCCGACGTCGTCGTGCAGTCGGTCACCTCCGTCACTGGTTCGGCGCGGCGTCGGAAGCGCATCGTCGAACTCACTGGCCCAACCGAGAACGTCCGCTCGTTCGTCCGCGAACTCGGGGACGACGCTGACGTGCAGAACGTGAAGCCTCTCGGTGATTTGGACGACAGCGGTGCTCACGTCGCGCTCACGTACCCCGCCGACTGGCGCGGCCTCGTCGACCGGTTCCGCCAGTTCGGTGTCCACTTTCGAGGGGAGTTCACGATGCAGGCGGGCTGGGAACACTGGACGCTCTACCTGGACGACGGCGACGACCTCGGCGCGCTCGTCAGGTCCCTAGAGGCGTCTGGGAGTGAGGTCGATCTCGTGCGCGACGTGAGAACGGACACCGTGGACGGGCCGGAGCAGTTCGCACTCGGCCGCATGATCGACGCGCTCACCGAACGCCAGGCGGAGGTGCTCGCCACCGCTATCGCGATGGGGTACTACGGCCCCGATTCGGACACCGCCATCGAGACGGTGGCGGACTCCGTCGGCGTGGCGTCCACGACGGCCTGGGAGCATCTGGCGAGAGCGGAGCGGAAGGTGATGACCGAGCTCGGCGAGCACCTCGCCGCGACCGGTGGCCGGCCCGTCCGGTGA
- a CDS encoding transcription initiation factor IIB yields MSDTRIRTYTGEHQQTEQEDETTGQEETITCPECGGQVLSDEERGESVCADCGLVVEEDEIDRGPEWRAFDSAEKDQKSRVGAPTTNMMHDKGLSTNIGWQDKDAYGNSLSSKQRQKMQRLRTWNERFRTRNSKERNLKQALGEIERMASALGLPKDVRETASVIYRRALSDDLLPGRSIEGVATSALYAAARQMETPRSITEVANVSRIDEMEFKRTYRYIVRELGLEVAPADPASYVPRFASDLDLPEEVERRARELLSSAQREGVTSGKSPVGLAAAAIYAGSLLTNHKVTQSDVSDVSDVSEVTIRNRYQELLETTDVPA; encoded by the coding sequence ATGAGCGATACAAGAATCCGAACCTACACCGGCGAGCACCAGCAGACCGAACAAGAGGATGAGACCACCGGACAGGAAGAGACCATCACGTGTCCGGAGTGTGGCGGACAAGTCCTGAGCGACGAGGAGCGCGGCGAATCCGTCTGTGCTGACTGTGGGCTCGTCGTCGAGGAAGACGAGATCGACCGCGGCCCCGAATGGCGCGCGTTCGACTCCGCCGAGAAAGACCAGAAGTCCCGCGTCGGTGCACCGACCACGAACATGATGCACGACAAGGGGCTGTCGACGAACATCGGCTGGCAGGACAAGGACGCCTACGGCAACTCCCTGTCCTCGAAACAGCGCCAGAAGATGCAGCGCCTGCGCACCTGGAACGAGCGATTCCGCACGCGCAACTCCAAGGAGCGCAACCTCAAGCAGGCCCTCGGCGAGATCGAACGCATGGCCAGCGCGCTCGGCCTCCCGAAGGACGTTCGAGAGACCGCGTCGGTCATCTACCGCCGCGCTCTGAGCGACGATCTGCTTCCCGGCCGCTCCATCGAGGGCGTCGCCACCAGCGCCCTCTACGCCGCGGCCCGGCAGATGGAGACGCCGCGCTCCATCACCGAGGTGGCCAACGTCAGCCGCATCGACGAGATGGAGTTCAAGCGCACGTACCGTTACATCGTGCGCGAACTCGGCCTCGAGGTCGCGCCCGCCGACCCCGCGAGCTACGTGCCGCGGTTCGCGTCGGACCTCGACCTTCCCGAGGAGGTCGAGCGCCGCGCCCGCGAACTCCTCTCGAGCGCCCAGCGCGAGGGCGTCACGAGCGGGAAGTCCCCGGTCGGCCTGGCCGCCGCGGCCATCTACGCCGGAAGCCTGCTCACCAACCACAAGGTGACCCAGAGCGACGTCAGCGACGTCAGCGACGTCAGCGAGGTCACCATCCGGAACCGCTACCAGGAACTGCTCGAGACGACCGACGTCCCGGCGTAA
- a CDS encoding response regulator, translating into MTDEGAHVLVVDDDEALTDVYAAWLSERYAVETATTGEAALNNLTAAVDVVLLDRRMPGLSGEEVLTRIRRAEYDCRVAMVTGVRPSRDVINLGFDEYLIKPVDRDELHTVVNTLVDRSTYDDDLQELYALASKRALLETEAERGDVELDGSYQDLVNRIQELRERTDDTVTEFGFDDFRVAFRDLPDENTGGD; encoded by the coding sequence ATGACTGACGAAGGGGCCCACGTACTCGTGGTCGACGACGACGAAGCACTCACCGACGTGTATGCCGCCTGGCTGTCCGAGCGGTACGCGGTCGAAACCGCGACGACCGGCGAAGCAGCGCTGAACAACCTCACTGCCGCCGTCGACGTCGTCCTCCTCGACCGGCGCATGCCCGGACTCTCCGGGGAGGAGGTGCTCACGCGCATCCGCCGCGCCGAGTACGACTGCCGGGTCGCCATGGTCACGGGCGTTCGCCCGTCCCGTGACGTCATCAATCTCGGATTCGACGAGTACCTCATCAAACCCGTCGACCGGGACGAACTCCACACCGTCGTGAACACCCTCGTCGACCGATCTACCTACGACGACGACCTTCAGGAACTGTACGCGCTCGCGTCCAAGCGAGCGCTCCTCGAGACCGAAGCCGAACGCGGCGACGTTGAACTCGACGGCTCCTATCAGGATCTCGTGAACCGCATCCAGGAACTCCGGGAGCGCACCGACGACACTGTGACCGAGTTCGGCTTCGACGACTTCCGGGTGGCGTTCCGCGACCTCCCCGACGAGAACACCGGAGGCGACTGA